The following coding sequences are from one Paenibacillus stellifer window:
- a CDS encoding stalk domain-containing protein, whose amino-acid sequence MKVNGVKSADGILEQGVTYVPARALAEALGGSILYDPKTRTVEIQVETRSSK is encoded by the coding sequence GTGAAGGTTAACGGAGTGAAGTCGGCGGATGGCATACTGGAGCAGGGCGTGACCTATGTACCGGCAAGAGCGCTGGCCGAAGCGCTGGGCGGAAGCATTCTGTACGATCCGAAGACAAGAACAGTTGAGATCCAAGTCGAAACAAGGTCAAGTAAATGA
- the ppc gene encoding phosphoenolpyruvate carboxylase, producing MTELTTTAGKVNSNNLLRRDVRFLGNILGEVLVHQGGNELLEIVEKIRETSKSLRSVFLPELHSEFKELINSLDSENRHQVIRAFAIYFQLVNIAEQNHRIRRKRDYERSAGETVQPGSIESAIQELRVRDFSPKEVWEIVNGLSLELVMTAHPTEAMRRAILDIHKRIADDVTGLDDPTLTYREREQLREKLLNEVITLWQTDELRDRKPTVLDEVRNGMYYFHETIFHVLPDVYQELERCLSKYYPGQNWHVPTYLRFGSWIGGDRDGNPSVTSSVTLQTLRLQRILAVREYQRIMRQLIQYLSFSTSIVKVTPELLESIEKDKAIIKLERGDAWRNANEPYRIKLSYMISKIQNVLDDEKKGSLERYASPDELIQDLNIIDRSLRHHFADYVADTYIKKLVRQVELFGFHTATLDIRQHSQEHENAMREILAKMDITPDYSKLSEDEKIELLEKLLHDPRPLTSPYQEYSESTQECLAVYRTIHTAQTEYGQNCITSYLISMAEAASDILEVMVFAKEVGLFRMENDGSVTCTLQAVPLFETIDDLHAAPDIMRRIFGLPVYRQAVTAMSNLQEIMLGYSDSNKDGGVVTANWELRIAMKGLTAMADEFGIKLKFFHGRGGALGRGGMPLNRSILAQPASTIGGGIKITEQGEVISSRYSMKGIAYRSLEQATSALVIAAINARTPHSDLYEDKWEEICREISEVSLNKYQDLIFRDPDFLSFFKESTPLPEIGELNIGSRPSKRKNSDRFEDLRAIPWVFSWTQSRYLLPAWYAAGTGLQSFYDNKEENLKILQHMYEHFSFFTSLVDTLQMAIAKADLIIAKEYAEMGKNEEARRRIYGQIEQEFRLTSELILKITGQQDILDNVPVIQESIRLRNPYVDPLSYLQVQLLTELRALREQEQDDPELLREVLLTINGIAAGLRNTG from the coding sequence ATGACCGAACTTACGACTACCGCAGGCAAAGTCAACTCCAATAACCTGCTGCGGCGAGACGTACGGTTCCTGGGGAACATTTTGGGCGAGGTTCTGGTACATCAAGGCGGAAATGAACTGCTTGAGATCGTGGAGAAAATCCGGGAAACCAGTAAATCGTTGCGCTCAGTGTTCTTGCCTGAACTGCACAGTGAATTTAAGGAGTTAATCAATTCCCTGGATTCGGAGAACAGGCACCAGGTGATACGGGCTTTTGCCATTTATTTTCAGCTGGTGAATATCGCCGAGCAGAACCACCGGATTCGCCGCAAAAGAGACTACGAGCGCTCCGCGGGCGAAACCGTTCAGCCAGGGTCCATCGAGAGCGCGATTCAGGAACTGCGGGTACGGGATTTCTCCCCCAAGGAAGTATGGGAGATCGTAAACGGCCTGTCGCTGGAGCTGGTCATGACTGCTCATCCTACGGAAGCGATGCGCCGGGCGATTCTGGATATCCATAAACGGATTGCGGATGATGTAACGGGGCTGGACGATCCGACTCTGACTTACCGGGAACGGGAACAGCTTCGCGAGAAGCTGCTGAACGAGGTTATTACGCTTTGGCAGACTGATGAGCTGCGCGACCGCAAGCCGACGGTGCTTGACGAAGTGCGGAACGGGATGTATTACTTCCATGAGACGATTTTCCATGTGTTGCCGGACGTCTATCAAGAACTGGAGCGATGTTTAAGCAAATACTATCCGGGCCAGAATTGGCATGTTCCGACGTATCTGCGGTTTGGCTCCTGGATCGGCGGCGACCGTGACGGCAATCCTTCGGTGACCTCGTCGGTAACGCTCCAGACGCTGAGACTGCAGCGCATTCTGGCTGTACGGGAATACCAGCGCATCATGCGCCAACTGATTCAGTACCTGAGCTTCAGCACCAGCATCGTGAAGGTAACGCCGGAACTGCTGGAATCGATCGAGAAAGACAAGGCGATCATCAAGCTGGAGCGCGGAGACGCGTGGCGGAACGCCAACGAGCCTTACCGGATTAAGCTCAGCTACATGATCTCGAAGATACAGAACGTGCTGGACGACGAGAAGAAGGGTTCGCTAGAACGTTACGCATCGCCTGACGAGCTTATCCAAGATTTGAACATTATCGACCGCAGTCTGCGGCATCACTTTGCCGATTATGTTGCGGATACCTATATCAAGAAATTGGTCCGCCAGGTTGAGTTGTTTGGGTTCCATACCGCAACGCTCGACATCCGTCAGCACAGCCAGGAACATGAGAATGCGATGAGAGAGATTTTGGCGAAAATGGACATCACGCCGGACTACTCCAAGCTTTCGGAGGACGAGAAGATTGAGCTGCTGGAGAAGCTGCTGCATGATCCGCGTCCGCTGACCTCCCCTTATCAGGAGTACAGCGAGAGCACGCAGGAGTGCCTGGCCGTCTACCGTACCATTCATACAGCGCAGACGGAATACGGACAGAACTGCATTACCAGCTACCTGATCAGTATGGCTGAGGCCGCGAGCGATATTCTGGAGGTTATGGTATTCGCCAAGGAAGTCGGATTGTTCCGTATGGAAAATGACGGCAGCGTCACCTGCACGCTTCAGGCCGTTCCGCTGTTCGAGACGATCGACGATCTTCATGCGGCTCCGGATATCATGCGCAGAATCTTCGGGCTTCCGGTCTACCGGCAAGCTGTTACAGCCATGAGCAATCTTCAGGAGATTATGCTGGGCTACTCGGACAGCAACAAGGACGGCGGCGTGGTTACCGCCAACTGGGAACTGCGCATTGCCATGAAGGGTCTGACAGCGATGGCCGACGAATTCGGCATCAAGCTGAAATTCTTCCATGGCCGCGGCGGAGCGCTCGGAAGAGGCGGCATGCCGCTGAACCGCAGCATTCTTGCCCAGCCGGCTTCGACCATCGGTGGCGGAATCAAGATCACGGAGCAGGGCGAGGTTATTTCCTCCCGCTACTCCATGAAGGGTATTGCCTACCGAAGCCTGGAGCAGGCCACTTCGGCGCTCGTGATCGCGGCGATCAACGCTAGGACGCCGCACAGTGATTTGTACGAGGACAAATGGGAAGAAATCTGCCGGGAGATTTCCGAGGTGTCGCTGAACAAGTATCAGGATCTGATCTTCCGCGATCCGGATTTCCTGAGCTTCTTCAAGGAATCCACGCCGCTTCCGGAAATCGGCGAGCTGAATATCGGCTCCCGTCCTTCGAAGCGCAAGAACAGCGACCGCTTCGAGGATCTGCGGGCGATTCCGTGGGTATTCTCCTGGACACAGAGCCGCTATCTGCTGCCCGCCTGGTATGCAGCGGGAACGGGACTGCAGAGCTTCTATGATAATAAGGAAGAGAATCTCAAGATTCTTCAGCATATGTATGAGCATTTCTCTTTCTTCACAAGCCTGGTTGATACGCTCCAGATGGCGATTGCCAAGGCGGATCTTATCATCGCCAAGGAATATGCCGAAATGGGCAAGAATGAAGAGGCCCGCAGACGGATTTACGGACAGATCGAACAGGAATTCCGTCTGACCTCCGAGCTCATCCTGAAGATTACAGGGCAGCAGGATATTCTGGACAACGTTCCGGTCATCCAGGAGTCCATCCGGCTGCGGAATCCTTATGTCGATCCTCTTAGCTATTTGCAGGTTCAGCTTCTTACGGAGCTTCGGGCGCTGCGCGAACAGGAGCAGGATGATCCTGAGCTTCTGCGCGAGGTGCTGCTCACGATCAACGGAATTGCTGCGGGCCTCCGGAATACCGGCTGA
- a CDS encoding zf-HC2 domain-containing protein, whose amino-acid sequence MECKLAVSMMHDYLDDDLPQQQQRDLKEHLLSCTDCRAKFKELEQTDMLLFSLMHQPPAASDDLIGRIMGALPSSKKERRFIAWVKRHPALTAASVFLLVMLMSSLTVWNQDNGQLVVKGNDLDQVVIQGDTVIVPSGKKVSGNLTVENGKTQVYGEVNGDVTVIDGSLYQASTAHISGQVKSIDQALSWIWYKVTNMFTDVAYR is encoded by the coding sequence ATGGAATGCAAACTGGCCGTCTCTATGATGCATGATTACCTGGACGACGACTTGCCCCAGCAGCAGCAGCGGGACTTGAAGGAGCATCTTCTATCCTGTACGGATTGCCGAGCGAAGTTCAAGGAACTGGAACAGACGGATATGCTGCTGTTCTCCTTGATGCATCAGCCTCCCGCAGCCTCGGATGACCTGATAGGACGCATTATGGGCGCTCTGCCGTCCTCCAAGAAGGAAAGACGATTTATCGCTTGGGTGAAGCGTCATCCGGCTCTCACAGCCGCCTCCGTGTTTCTGCTGGTCATGCTGATGAGCTCGCTCACCGTGTGGAACCAGGATAACGGGCAACTGGTCGTCAAAGGCAATGACCTGGACCAGGTTGTGATCCAGGGAGATACCGTTATCGTCCCTTCCGGCAAGAAGGTATCCGGAAACCTTACGGTCGAGAACGGCAAGACTCAGGTATACGGGGAAGTCAACGGGGATGTGACCGTGATCGACGGCTCGCTCTACCAGGCGTCCACCGCCCATATTTCCGGGCAGGTCAAAAGCATAGACCAAGCGCTCAGCTGGATTTGGTATAAAGTTACCAATATGTTCACCGACGTCGCCTACCGCTAA
- the sigW gene encoding RNA polymerase sigma factor SigW, with protein sequence MDNLEGRLTKLALKGDQRAFAELVELYKDKIYHLGYRMLNNRHEAEDIVQETFLRVYRNLDRYDEKQKFSTWIYRIATNLCIDRLRKRRPTYSLDAELGDQEGTDGYSLIPSDNVTPETELLLSETQSTIYQAIDELPVKYRSVMILRYLQDLSLQEISDVLDMPVTTIKTRVHRGREFLRKKLGPRM encoded by the coding sequence GTGGATAATTTGGAAGGCCGATTGACTAAGCTCGCCCTGAAGGGCGACCAGCGGGCATTTGCCGAGCTTGTCGAATTATATAAAGACAAAATTTATCATCTGGGCTACCGGATGCTGAATAACCGCCATGAAGCGGAGGATATTGTCCAGGAGACGTTTCTTCGCGTCTACCGCAATCTGGACCGCTACGATGAGAAACAGAAGTTCTCGACCTGGATCTACCGGATCGCGACCAATCTCTGCATCGACCGGCTCCGAAAGCGAAGACCTACTTATTCGCTGGATGCGGAACTTGGCGACCAGGAAGGAACGGACGGCTATTCCCTGATTCCGAGCGATAACGTTACGCCGGAGACGGAGCTGCTGCTGTCAGAGACGCAGAGTACGATTTATCAGGCGATCGATGAATTGCCGGTCAAATACCGATCAGTGATGATATTAAGGTATTTGCAGGATTTATCGCTTCAGGAAATCAGCGACGTGCTCGATATGCCGGTAACGACAATCAAGACACGGGTGCATCGGGGCCGTGAATTTTTGCGCAAAAAATTAGGGCCGCGAATGTAG